One segment of uncultured Tolumonas sp. DNA contains the following:
- a CDS encoding YqiA/YcfP family alpha/beta fold hydrolase, whose product MSPTLIYLHGFNSTPNSVKALQMTDYLAKELPDIQICVPALPNTPAATWQMLQQTLADLGDRPIGLVGSSMGGFWAMKVAETYGHRAVVINPAVYPHFLLQQLLGLQRNPYTGEEYVLEPAHVDELQALGVPALQHPDRIWLLQQQGDEVLDYRHALQFYHFARTTVEQGGNHAFTGFERYCAQIVRFLQL is encoded by the coding sequence ATGTCTCCGACGCTGATTTATCTGCACGGCTTTAATTCCACTCCGAATTCTGTCAAAGCGCTGCAAATGACCGACTATCTGGCCAAAGAGTTGCCGGATATTCAGATCTGTGTACCAGCACTGCCGAATACCCCGGCGGCGACCTGGCAGATGCTGCAACAAACTCTCGCCGATCTGGGCGATCGTCCCATTGGATTAGTCGGCAGCTCAATGGGTGGCTTTTGGGCCATGAAAGTGGCGGAAACCTATGGGCATCGGGCGGTAGTGATTAATCCGGCAGTGTACCCGCACTTTTTGCTGCAACAACTGCTCGGGCTGCAGCGTAATCCGTATACCGGCGAAGAATATGTGCTGGAACCGGCGCATGTTGACGAGTTGCAAGCGTTGGGCGTGCCCGCGCTGCAACATCCGGATCGGATCTGGTTATTACAGCAACAGGGCGATGAAGTGTTAGACTATCGCCACGCATTACAATTTTATCATTTTGCACGAACGACTGTTGAGCAAGGTGGCAATCACGCCTTCACAGGATTTGAACGTTACTGTGCTCAGATAGTAAGATTCCTGCAGTTATAA
- the cpdA gene encoding 3',5'-cyclic-AMP phosphodiesterase yields METCTLSNTNDGIVRLLQISDTHLFADAGRDLLGIATADSFQAVLDAITELPQTYDVVLATGDLSQDHSAASYQCFARRVTALNKPVHWLPGNHDHRVLMQNELQVAGIHPEMRLVGDHWQVILLDSQVYGTPHGWLSHLQLEQLEAALLQYPEKHALICLHHHTFPIGSIWLDQHDLKNANDFLTLLSRHPQVKAVLCGHVHQEYDQMHQGIRFLTSPSTCIQFKPLSVDFSLDTMSPGWRYLQLYPDGRLATQVWRLDPGQFVPDLKSTGY; encoded by the coding sequence AGATTTCAGATACGCATCTGTTTGCTGACGCTGGCCGCGATTTATTGGGAATCGCTACCGCGGACAGCTTTCAGGCGGTGCTGGATGCCATTACTGAATTGCCACAAACTTATGATGTGGTGCTGGCTACGGGCGATCTGTCACAAGATCACTCGGCAGCATCGTATCAGTGTTTTGCCCGTCGTGTGACTGCCCTAAACAAACCCGTCCATTGGCTACCAGGTAACCATGACCATCGGGTATTAATGCAAAATGAACTGCAGGTGGCCGGTATTCACCCAGAAATGCGCTTAGTGGGTGACCACTGGCAAGTTATTTTGCTGGATAGTCAGGTCTATGGCACGCCGCATGGCTGGTTAAGCCACTTGCAGTTAGAACAACTGGAAGCTGCGTTACTGCAGTATCCGGAAAAGCATGCCCTGATCTGTTTGCATCATCATACCTTTCCAATCGGCTCGATCTGGTTGGATCAACATGATCTGAAAAACGCGAATGATTTTCTGACGTTATTGAGCCGTCACCCGCAGGTGAAAGCGGTGCTCTGTGGTCATGTCCATCAGGAGTATGATCAGATGCATCAGGGGATACGTTTTCTGACTTCGCCATCGACCTGTATTCAATTCAAACCCTTGAGTGTCGATTTCTCGCTGGATACCATGTCACCCGGCTGGCGTTATCTGCAACTTTATCCGGATGGCCGTCTGGCAACACAAGTTTGGCGTCTGGATCCGGGCCAGTTTGTTCCTGATTTAAAATCTACAGGCTATTGA